In Thermodesulfobacteriota bacterium, one DNA window encodes the following:
- a CDS encoding PGPGW domain-containing protein: MDPTILKTIKQARRLIIIIVGFTILLMGIAMIVLPGPAILFIPLGLGILASELVWAKRILDKIKSKLVFLSL; the protein is encoded by the coding sequence ATGGATCCCACAATACTTAAGACCATAAAACAAGCCAGAAGACTGATCATCATAATAGTTGGTTTTACGATCCTCCTGATGGGTATTGCCATGATTGTGTTACCTGGTCCCGCAATCCTTTTCATACCGCTTGGCTTGGGTATACTTGCATCAGAATTGGTTTGGGCAAAAAGAATACTGGATAAGATCAAAAGTAAATTAGTATTCCTTTCGCTTTAG
- a CDS encoding ABC transporter substrate-binding protein, with translation MRVRCIFLRIIVLVSIMIFLGGVSSYAEEVRGVTKDTIKFGVIGDMTGPIVATWFPMIEGVRDYFKYVNDQGGIHGRKVNVIAEDSRLSIPLALAAFKKLVYRDKIIAFWGPGSTSEIYALFSQIEKEKMPCMSPSPSDALINPYKRYVFLLGTLYEEQAYLMIDYITKDLKVKNPRIAVVYTDNESGKTLLRAVERYTELTGLNLVSKQVLNFGAVDAASQVMNLKKANADYVIQLAVIEIAAALLRDAKKYGLDATFFATMFGCDADTIKLAGKAAKNFIGVHSFSPLDDNSPGVVEMRKISLKYHPGKTHNRYYTVGWVAALLYSEAMKRAGRDLNGERLVDSLETIKDFDTKGLCGPITFSSKNHKALDSMKLYKADVDKVTLIPITSWRKPSRTVN, from the coding sequence ATGAGAGTGAGATGTATTTTTTTAAGAATTATTGTTTTGGTTTCAATCATGATTTTTTTAGGAGGTGTTTCCTCCTATGCTGAAGAGGTAAGGGGGGTTACGAAGGATACCATAAAATTTGGGGTAATAGGCGACATGACCGGGCCAATCGTTGCAACCTGGTTTCCCATGATTGAAGGGGTAAGAGACTATTTTAAATATGTAAATGATCAGGGTGGGATTCATGGGAGAAAGGTAAATGTAATTGCTGAGGACAGCAGGCTTTCCATACCCCTGGCTCTGGCAGCTTTCAAAAAGTTGGTTTACAGGGATAAAATTATTGCCTTTTGGGGGCCTGGATCGACTTCAGAGATATATGCTCTATTCAGCCAGATTGAGAAAGAGAAGATGCCCTGTATGAGTCCAAGTCCATCAGATGCCCTGATAAATCCTTATAAGCGGTATGTCTTTCTTCTTGGGACTCTCTATGAGGAACAGGCATATTTAATGATCGATTATATCACTAAAGATTTGAAGGTTAAAAATCCGAGGATTGCCGTTGTGTATACGGATAATGAGTCGGGGAAGACACTATTACGGGCGGTTGAAAGGTATACCGAACTCACCGGTTTAAATCTGGTTAGTAAGCAGGTGCTTAATTTTGGAGCGGTAGATGCTGCATCTCAGGTTATGAACCTGAAAAAGGCGAATGCCGATTATGTGATACAACTTGCTGTTATTGAGATAGCAGCAGCCCTGTTAAGGGATGCGAAGAAGTATGGTTTGGATGCCACCTTTTTTGCAACTATGTTTGGGTGTGATGCGGACACGATTAAGCTTGCTGGGAAGGCAGCAAAGAATTTCATCGGAGTACACTCTTTCAGTCCTCTGGACGATAATAGTCCTGGGGTAGTTGAGATGAGGAAGATTTCTTTAAAATATCATCCCGGGAAAACTCATAACAGGTATTACACCGTGGGCTGGGTTGCTGCGTTGTTATATTCTGAGGCTATGAAGAGAGCAGGCAGGGATTTGAACGGCGAAAGACTGGTAGATTCTCTGGAGACGATTAAGGACTTTGATACCAAAGGTCTTTGTGGTCCGATAACATTCAGTTCAAAAAACCATAAGGCACTTGATTCCATGAAGCTATACAAGGCTGATGTAGATAAGGTAACTCTTATACCGATTACCAGCTGGAGAAAACCTTCCAGGACAGTCAACTAA
- a CDS encoding ABC transporter substrate-binding protein, producing MRIRGIFLTMVILASIMVFLGSVPCYAGEAKGVTKDTIIMGHLNADTGPIAKDSQGISEAIKNYIRYINEQGGIHGRKIKFVSEDTGYSIPRAMAAFKKILYKDNVFTIFGPTSTGEATVLLPQVQKEKICTVMISPAEHMFKPFKRYVFHFVCSYENQIKILFDYILKDMKAKFPNPRIAIVYPDVEVGKSAAREAQIQAKVFNVELREEILNMGSLDASSQVMNLKRYKPDFVIIQHVIAPASLLLREARKLKLETNFLGTMLSTNADTIALSKDAAQGYVGIQAFRSWYSNTPGAKKMREITLKLRPGTDKPYRSEYYTFGWVNAILFVEGMKRAGKDLNNESLVNAMETIKNFDPWGLSGSVTWGSDDREGAESVFFSKADVDNGMLVAISDWKKPLPR from the coding sequence ATGAGGATCAGAGGTATTTTTTTAACAATGGTTATCTTAGCTTCAATCATGGTTTTTTTGGGAAGCGTACCCTGTTATGCCGGAGAGGCAAAAGGGGTGACGAAGGACACAATCATAATGGGTCATTTAAACGCCGACACAGGGCCCATTGCAAAAGATTCCCAGGGTATTTCAGAGGCAATCAAAAATTATATTCGCTATATCAATGAACAGGGGGGTATCCACGGTCGAAAGATAAAGTTTGTCTCTGAGGATACCGGTTACTCGATACCCAGGGCAATGGCGGCCTTCAAAAAAATCCTTTACAAGGACAATGTATTTACTATTTTCGGGCCTACATCTACAGGAGAGGCAACGGTTTTACTCCCCCAGGTTCAAAAGGAAAAGATTTGTACCGTAATGATAAGCCCTGCTGAGCACATGTTTAAGCCATTCAAAAGATATGTTTTTCATTTTGTGTGCTCTTATGAAAATCAGATTAAGATACTGTTCGATTATATACTTAAGGATATGAAAGCCAAATTTCCTAATCCCAGGATAGCAATCGTATATCCTGATGTGGAAGTTGGCAAGTCAGCAGCGAGGGAGGCGCAGATACAGGCAAAGGTATTCAATGTTGAACTCCGCGAGGAGATATTGAACATGGGTTCGTTGGATGCCAGCTCCCAGGTTATGAATTTGAAAAGGTACAAACCAGATTTTGTAATAATTCAGCACGTTATTGCACCGGCTTCTCTCCTGTTAAGAGAAGCTAGGAAGCTTAAATTGGAGACCAATTTTTTAGGAACCATGCTGTCAACAAATGCGGATACTATTGCTCTGTCCAAGGATGCAGCTCAAGGGTATGTCGGGATACAAGCCTTCAGATCATGGTATAGCAATACACCGGGGGCTAAGAAAATGAGAGAGATAACCTTGAAACTTCGTCCTGGTACCGATAAACCGTACCGCAGCGAGTATTATACCTTCGGGTGGGTAAACGCTATACTTTTTGTCGAAGGTATGAAAAGGGCAGGAAAAGACTTGAATAATGAAAGCCTTGTAAATGCCATGGAGACCATAAAAAATTTTGATCCGTGGGGGCTCTCTGGGTCGGTTACTTGGGGTTCTGATGACCGGGAAGGGGCAGAGAGTGTTTTCTTTTCCAAAGCTGATGTTGATAATGGCATGCTGGTCGCCATTAGTGACTGGAAAAAGCCGCTTCCTCGCTAG
- a CDS encoding cobalamin-dependent protein (Presence of a B(12) (cobalamin)-binding domain implies dependence on cobalamin itself, in one of its several forms, or in some unusual lineages, dependence on a cobalamin-like analog.), whose translation MREEKIRVLLTIARFDGHDRGVRYLARKLMELGMEVIFTRFVHPGDVVSTAIQEDVDVVGVSFSVGGHKYITSEIIKGLRENKRADILVILGGIIPDDEVGELINMGVGKTFGPGSPATDIAQYIKDNMTKKQ comes from the coding sequence ATGAGAGAAGAGAAGATCAGGGTTTTATTAACGATTGCGCGGTTTGACGGGCATGACAGGGGAGTTAGGTATCTGGCGAGGAAGCTGATGGAATTGGGGATGGAGGTTATCTTTACCAGGTTTGTCCATCCTGGGGATGTAGTAAGCACTGCCATACAGGAGGATGTGGATGTTGTGGGCGTGAGTTTTTCAGTTGGAGGGCATAAATACATTACTTCTGAGATAATAAAAGGTTTAAGAGAGAACAAAAGAGCAGATATACTGGTTATATTAGGGGGGATAATCCCTGATGATGAGGTAGGGGAGCTGATAAATATGGGTGTTGGAAAGACCTTTGGGCCTGGTTCCCCTGCAACGGATATTGCCCAATACATTAAAGACAACATGACGAAAAAGCAATAG
- a CDS encoding acyl-CoA mutase large subunit family protein, giving the protein MFEKEFLEEEERLKREWKELYDRFYKDKEFKAVTDSDIPVKSVYTAKDLEEIGFRPEMPGIYPYTRGIYPVQYQFTPWFNNLVLGYGLPEQTRERMDLLKEMGARGYFGKDAYNLVFDLVAKAGYDPDDPEVTGRVGVAGCHFATQDDFDRLFHDIDLTKVSVVQNICRATLVEIAMYIAYLEKRGIPITKVYGNSMNWLWSFAFLGNVAFPPKSAFKLMAEFIKYCCRNMPQWNHTNITSYYVEESGGNAVQEAGYAISAGIALTEECIRAGLDPDEFLPRFGFQIAQAGDFFEEVAKVRAMRRVWAKVNKERFGCKNPRSLHLRMHSQTSGVTLTAQQPLNNVIRTTLQTLGAVLSGTNSIQTNSYLEALSTPTEESHILALRTQQIILHETNIPNVSDPLAGSYYVEWLTGKVEEEVFGIIKLIDEKGGFRKCWESGWFKDEITKSAYQWREKVASGQKTIVGLNKYVTEKEQKVPVFKYPEIEEEAIRRLKEYKEKRDNKKLEGALKRLKEVAVMVDETWPEHSGELMPAVIDAARAEATLGELQGVLKEVFGWA; this is encoded by the coding sequence ATGTTTGAGAAGGAGTTTCTAGAAGAGGAGGAGAGGTTAAAGAGAGAGTGGAAAGAGCTATATGACAGGTTTTACAAAGATAAAGAATTTAAAGCTGTTACAGATTCGGATATTCCTGTAAAATCTGTGTATACGGCAAAGGATCTAGAAGAGATTGGTTTTCGTCCTGAGATGCCGGGTATTTATCCTTATACAAGGGGCATATACCCTGTACAGTATCAGTTTACACCCTGGTTTAACAACCTGGTTTTAGGCTATGGTTTGCCAGAGCAAACTCGTGAGAGGATGGATCTTTTAAAAGAGATGGGGGCGAGGGGGTATTTTGGTAAAGATGCCTACAATCTTGTGTTTGATCTGGTAGCAAAAGCAGGATACGATCCTGATGACCCGGAGGTAACAGGGAGAGTGGGGGTTGCAGGATGTCATTTTGCAACCCAGGATGATTTTGACCGTCTCTTTCATGATATAGACCTTACCAAAGTATCAGTTGTACAGAACATCTGCCGTGCTACCCTGGTAGAGATAGCAATGTACATTGCTTATCTTGAAAAGAGAGGGATTCCCATAACTAAAGTTTATGGCAACAGCATGAACTGGCTCTGGTCTTTTGCTTTTCTCGGGAACGTTGCCTTTCCTCCCAAAAGTGCCTTTAAGCTTATGGCTGAGTTTATAAAATACTGTTGCAGGAATATGCCCCAGTGGAATCATACCAATATCACGTCCTATTACGTGGAAGAATCAGGAGGCAATGCCGTCCAGGAGGCGGGTTATGCCATATCAGCGGGGATAGCTCTTACCGAAGAATGTATAAGGGCAGGACTTGATCCAGATGAGTTTTTACCCAGGTTTGGTTTTCAGATAGCCCAGGCAGGTGATTTTTTTGAGGAGGTTGCCAAAGTCAGGGCAATGAGAAGAGTTTGGGCAAAAGTTAATAAAGAGAGATTTGGCTGCAAAAATCCAAGGTCATTGCACCTGAGGATGCATAGCCAGACATCCGGAGTTACCTTAACTGCCCAGCAGCCTTTAAACAACGTTATAAGGACAACACTTCAGACATTGGGAGCCGTACTTTCAGGTACAAATTCCATACAGACGAATTCATACCTGGAGGCATTGTCTACCCCTACCGAAGAATCCCACATCCTTGCCTTGAGGACCCAGCAGATTATCCTCCATGAGACAAACATACCCAACGTTTCAGATCCACTGGCTGGTTCCTACTATGTAGAATGGCTGACCGGCAAAGTGGAAGAGGAGGTCTTCGGGATTATAAAACTGATAGATGAAAAGGGAGGATTCAGGAAGTGTTGGGAGTCGGGCTGGTTTAAAGATGAAATTACCAAATCTGCCTATCAGTGGCGGGAGAAAGTAGCCAGTGGGCAGAAGACAATTGTAGGGTTGAACAAATATGTAACCGAGAAAGAACAGAAAGTCCCGGTCTTTAAATATCCGGAGATAGAGGAAGAGGCCATACGAAGGCTTAAAGAATACAAAGAGAAAAGAGACAACAAAAAATTGGAAGGGGCATTGAAGAGGCTTAAAGAAGTGGCAGTGATGGTAGACGAAACATGGCCTGAGCATAGCGGAGAATTAATGCCTGCGGTTATTGATGCAGCTAGAGCAGAGGCTACCCTTGGAGAGTTGCAAGGTGTTTTAAAAGAAGTATTCGGGTGGGCATAG
- a CDS encoding TetR/AcrR family transcriptional regulator gives MKKEKGILTRKGIIKKSLRLFSERGYYNTSMTDIVQATGLTKGGIYGQFKSKEEIWYAVYDEAVKIWRSKAFRGTRDISNPVDRIGKLTENILKDFLGAKVFKKGAFFVPMLFEFCGHSVSMTDKISKGFEGFSNLLYRWLKEAADAGLLKKGLNLEEIANFIFISLNGATSLFVATKDPKIWQHTIRQLEFYTNQLKRL, from the coding sequence ATGAAAAAAGAGAAGGGGATACTAACAAGAAAAGGTATCATAAAAAAGTCGCTGCGACTTTTTTCAGAAAGGGGATACTACAATACATCTATGACAGATATCGTTCAGGCAACAGGTTTAACAAAAGGTGGGATTTATGGCCAATTTAAGAGTAAGGAAGAAATCTGGTATGCAGTTTATGACGAAGCTGTCAAAATCTGGAGAAGTAAGGCGTTTAGAGGAACCAGGGATATCTCAAACCCGGTTGATCGAATAGGGAAACTCACAGAAAACATTCTGAAGGACTTCCTTGGAGCAAAGGTTTTCAAAAAAGGGGCTTTTTTTGTGCCCATGCTTTTCGAGTTTTGTGGACATTCTGTAAGTATGACAGATAAGATCTCGAAAGGATTCGAAGGATTCTCAAACCTGCTGTACCGTTGGTTGAAAGAAGCAGCAGATGCAGGATTATTGAAGAAAGGGTTGAATCTCGAGGAAATTGCAAACTTTATTTTCATCTCCCTTAACGGGGCCACCAGCTTATTTGTGGCGACAAAAGACCCCAAAATCTGGCAGCATACAATCAGGCAGCTAGAATTCTACACTAATCAGTTAAAAAGATTATAG
- a CDS encoding acyl-CoA carboxylase subunit beta produces the protein MNSNVKKLLDLRERKGRIFQMGGSKSIEKQHERTKLTARERIDLLFDAGTFMEVDALVKHRCTLFGMESKEVPADAVVTGSGKINGNNAFVAAEDFTVLAGTFGEMHGKKICKVIDAAAKCGSPFIQIIDSGGARLQEGQDSSEIYAQLFRRHTLYSGVIPQITLLLGSCGGGAAYGPALSDFIIMVDGISRMYMGGPAFVKTMLGENKTEEELGGAKLHSEITGLCDFVAKDDREAIGIAKEILSLLPSNNREKPPVIETGDDPNRINKGIMDILPEDSRVPFDMYRIIREIVDNGYFLEYKARFAKNMITCFARLNGQPVGILANNSMVMGGVIDVGAANKHARFVRICDAYNIPVIHIQDSPAVMIGQNEEKRGIIKHGSKMLHAVTEASVPKVTLVIRHSYAGAQLCMCNVPLGADFVFAWPTAEITLVGPETAASILFAKEIAGADDPKKLEEQRIKEYRDVWVNPYMAAERGYIDDVIEPEASRAVLINTLNLLKDKVDEKPWKKHGIIQL, from the coding sequence ATGAACTCTAACGTAAAAAAGCTTTTGGATTTAAGGGAGCGCAAGGGCAGGATTTTTCAGATGGGAGGTTCAAAGAGCATAGAAAAGCAGCATGAGCGCACTAAATTGACCGCCAGAGAAAGGATTGATCTCCTGTTCGATGCGGGCACATTCATGGAGGTTGATGCACTGGTAAAGCACAGGTGTACCCTTTTTGGCATGGAAAGCAAGGAAGTCCCTGCCGATGCGGTAGTTACCGGAAGTGGAAAGATAAATGGAAATAATGCCTTTGTTGCAGCCGAGGATTTTACGGTTCTGGCAGGGACATTTGGGGAGATGCATGGGAAGAAGATATGTAAAGTCATTGACGCAGCGGCAAAATGCGGTTCCCCTTTCATCCAGATAATCGACTCAGGGGGAGCGAGGTTACAGGAAGGTCAGGACTCCAGCGAGATATATGCTCAGCTGTTTAGAAGGCATACGCTGTACTCAGGTGTAATTCCTCAGATCACCCTTTTACTGGGCAGTTGTGGCGGAGGGGCTGCATATGGTCCCGCGTTAAGCGATTTTATCATTATGGTGGATGGTATCAGTCGCATGTACATGGGTGGCCCTGCCTTCGTAAAGACCATGCTTGGAGAAAACAAGACAGAGGAGGAGCTGGGTGGAGCGAAGCTTCACAGCGAGATAACCGGATTATGTGATTTTGTTGCGAAGGACGACAGAGAGGCGATTGGGATAGCCAAAGAGATTTTGAGTCTGCTGCCTTCGAACAATCGGGAGAAGCCTCCTGTTATCGAGACAGGGGATGATCCCAATCGCATTAATAAAGGTATCATGGATATCCTGCCGGAGGATTCCAGAGTCCCCTTTGATATGTACAGGATAATCAGAGAGATTGTTGATAACGGGTACTTTCTCGAATACAAAGCCAGGTTTGCAAAGAATATGATAACGTGTTTTGCAAGGCTCAACGGCCAGCCCGTTGGTATCCTGGCCAACAACTCCATGGTTATGGGAGGCGTGATAGATGTCGGTGCTGCGAATAAACATGCCCGTTTTGTGAGGATCTGTGATGCCTATAATATCCCTGTAATCCATATACAGGATTCGCCAGCAGTAATGATCGGGCAGAACGAGGAGAAGCGGGGAATAATAAAACACGGTTCGAAGATGCTCCACGCCGTTACCGAGGCTTCAGTACCCAAAGTAACCCTTGTCATCAGGCATTCCTACGCCGGGGCACAACTATGCATGTGCAATGTACCTCTGGGGGCTGATTTTGTTTTCGCCTGGCCCACGGCTGAAATAACCCTTGTTGGTCCGGAAACAGCGGCGAGTATCCTCTTTGCTAAGGAGATTGCAGGGGCAGATGATCCCAAGAAGTTAGAAGAGCAGCGGATAAAGGAATACAGGGATGTGTGGGTTAACCCATATATGGCAGCCGAGAGGGGATATATTGATGATGTAATAGAGCCTGAGGCATCCAGGGCTGTACTGATAAACACCCTTAACTTGCTGAAAGATAAGGTAGATGAAAAGCCATGGAAGAAACATGGTATTATCCAATTGTAA
- a CDS encoding acyl-CoA dehydrogenase family protein, protein MDFSFTKEQESLRQEVRDFLEAKVRDGEFQVKSNGWVESHSQKFSKDMSSRGWIGMTWPKEYGGHERSYIDRAIVMEEMLTYQAPIGFHFLADRQVGPAIIHFGNDEQKKTYLPKIINADISIAIGLSEPNAGSDLVSVKTTAIEQGDFYIINGQKVWTTGGHRADYIWCLVRTDLNAPKHKALSEFIVDVKTPGITIRPIINMAGIHSFNEIFFEDVKVPKENLVGPKNRGFYQLMAQVDYERAGLERLMQNYPLFKNLVEYVKNEKRNGKALSKDPFIRNKLAELEVEYQIGRLFCYHVAWTLSQGRIPNYEAALCKAFCTQFEQRLSDAATSVLGLYGQLMPGSEYAPMDGDAADSYLWSVSYTIQGGTLEVLKNIVATRGLGLPVAKS, encoded by the coding sequence ATGGATTTTAGTTTTACCAAAGAACAGGAAAGCCTAAGGCAGGAAGTCCGGGACTTTCTTGAGGCAAAGGTAAGAGATGGAGAATTCCAGGTCAAGAGCAATGGTTGGGTTGAAAGCCATTCACAGAAATTTTCTAAAGACATGTCCAGTAGAGGCTGGATAGGAATGACCTGGCCTAAAGAATATGGGGGGCATGAACGAAGCTATATAGACAGGGCAATAGTTATGGAGGAGATGCTTACCTATCAGGCACCTATTGGTTTTCATTTTCTGGCCGACAGACAGGTTGGTCCTGCCATAATCCATTTTGGCAATGATGAACAAAAGAAAACCTACCTGCCAAAGATAATAAATGCAGACATATCCATAGCCATCGGTTTGAGCGAACCCAATGCAGGATCAGACCTGGTGTCGGTAAAGACTACTGCAATAGAACAGGGGGATTTTTATATAATAAACGGACAAAAGGTCTGGACCACTGGTGGCCACAGGGCTGATTACATCTGGTGTCTGGTAAGGACAGACTTGAATGCCCCCAAACACAAGGCATTGAGTGAGTTTATAGTGGACGTTAAAACTCCCGGTATAACTATACGTCCTATCATAAACATGGCAGGGATCCACTCATTCAATGAAATATTCTTTGAGGACGTTAAGGTACCTAAAGAGAATCTTGTTGGCCCAAAGAATCGTGGATTTTATCAGCTTATGGCGCAGGTGGACTATGAGAGAGCGGGGCTTGAACGCCTCATGCAGAACTATCCGCTCTTTAAGAACCTTGTGGAATATGTAAAGAATGAAAAGAGAAACGGCAAAGCTCTGTCAAAGGACCCCTTCATAAGAAACAAGCTGGCTGAACTGGAGGTTGAATACCAGATAGGAAGGCTCTTTTGCTATCACGTTGCATGGACACTATCGCAGGGACGTATTCCCAACTACGAGGCAGCCTTGTGTAAGGCATTTTGTACCCAGTTTGAACAGCGTTTGAGTGATGCCGCAACAAGCGTCCTAGGGCTTTATGGCCAGCTCATGCCTGGTTCTGAATATGCTCCCATGGATGGTGATGCAGCGGATTCATATCTGTGGAGCGTTTCCTATACCATACAGGGTGGGACATTAGAAGTACTGAAAAACATTGTGGCTACCAGAGGGCTTGGACTGCCCGTAGCAAAATCTTAA
- a CDS encoding acyl-CoA dehydrogenase family protein: MDFSLNEEQEILRNMARNFLTKECPKSFVKEMNEDEKGYSPTLWSKMAELGWMGFIFPEKYGGMEGNFLDLSVLMEEMGRACLPGPFFSTVILGGISLLEGGNEKQKERFLPKIARGEIILTLAVTEASGNYEPEGIETRFIKTNEGYTIDGTKVFVPDAHIADYILVAAKAKESKGNNGIALFIVDTKSHGITVTPLKTISGDKQCEVRFEGVKIKEDALIGGLNNGWSIIQKIWPKIVVARCAEVVGGAQEALEMTIKYAKEREQFGQPIGTLQAVQHYCADMVADVDGCRHITYQASWMLSCGLSCDKEVAMAKAWCSDAFRRVTAKGHQIHGAIGFTEEHDLHLYYKKAKTWELFYGDSNFHREIVAQQMGL, from the coding sequence ATGGATTTCAGCCTTAATGAAGAACAAGAGATACTCAGGAATATGGCTCGGAACTTTCTTACCAAGGAATGCCCTAAATCCTTTGTAAAAGAGATGAACGAAGATGAGAAGGGATACTCTCCTACCTTGTGGAGCAAGATGGCGGAGTTGGGGTGGATGGGATTTATCTTTCCTGAAAAATACGGGGGTATGGAAGGAAACTTCTTGGACTTAAGTGTTCTCATGGAAGAGATGGGCAGGGCGTGTTTACCAGGTCCCTTCTTCTCAACGGTTATCCTTGGGGGGATAAGCCTTTTGGAAGGCGGAAATGAAAAACAAAAAGAGAGATTCCTCCCCAAAATAGCCAGAGGAGAGATAATATTGACCCTTGCCGTTACAGAGGCTTCCGGGAACTATGAACCTGAGGGCATAGAAACCAGATTTATCAAGACAAATGAAGGGTATACCATAGATGGGACCAAAGTATTTGTACCCGATGCCCATATAGCCGATTATATTCTTGTAGCTGCAAAGGCAAAAGAGAGTAAAGGCAATAATGGTATCGCCCTTTTCATCGTAGATACCAAAAGCCATGGTATCACTGTCACTCCTCTTAAAACAATCTCAGGAGACAAACAGTGTGAAGTAAGATTCGAAGGGGTAAAAATAAAAGAAGATGCCCTCATTGGAGGACTGAATAATGGATGGTCTATTATTCAGAAGATCTGGCCCAAGATAGTGGTGGCCAGGTGTGCCGAGGTGGTTGGCGGTGCCCAGGAGGCACTGGAGATGACCATAAAATATGCAAAAGAAAGAGAACAGTTTGGACAACCCATAGGGACCCTTCAGGCAGTTCAGCACTACTGTGCAGATATGGTAGCTGACGTTGATGGATGCCGTCATATAACATATCAGGCTTCATGGATGCTCAGCTGCGGGCTTTCCTGTGACAAAGAAGTAGCAATGGCAAAGGCATGGTGTAGTGATGCCTTCAGAAGGGTTACTGCCAAAGGACACCAGATTCATGGGGCCATTGGGTTTACTGAGGAACACGATTTACATCTCTACTATAAAAAAGCCAAGACGTGGGAACTCTTCTACGGAGACAGTAATTTTCATCGGGAAATAGTTGCACAGCAGATGGGACTGTGA